From the genome of Sulfitobacter sp. DSM 110093, one region includes:
- a CDS encoding haloacid dehalogenase type II encodes MPDQKPVSTIVFDVNETLLDITTLEPLFARVFGDASVLREWFAELILYSQTMTLSGRYAPFGALAGGVLRMVGANKGVTISDEDVAELKSLIGSMPAHPDVAPALRKLREAGFRLVTLTNSPPSPAPTPLEKAGIADFFDRSFSVDEVEKFKPHPATYQMVADALDIKTDDLCMVACHLWDTIGAQAAGCQGAFLTRPNNNLIEAENVPQPHYLSDDLVDLAEQIIAANER; translated from the coding sequence ATGCCCGATCAAAAACCCGTCTCTACAATTGTCTTCGACGTGAACGAGACCCTGCTCGACATCACGACGCTGGAGCCGCTGTTCGCGCGGGTGTTCGGTGACGCCTCGGTCCTGCGCGAATGGTTTGCCGAGTTGATCCTGTATTCGCAGACCATGACCCTCTCTGGCCGATATGCCCCCTTTGGTGCGCTGGCGGGGGGTGTTCTGCGGATGGTCGGCGCGAACAAGGGCGTGACGATCAGTGATGAGGACGTGGCCGAGTTAAAATCACTCATCGGCTCCATGCCCGCCCATCCGGATGTCGCCCCCGCCCTGCGCAAGCTGCGCGAGGCAGGTTTCCGGCTGGTCACACTGACCAACTCGCCCCCCTCTCCCGCGCCGACACCGCTAGAGAAAGCTGGCATCGCCGACTTCTTCGACCGCAGTTTTAGTGTTGATGAGGTGGAAAAATTCAAACCCCATCCGGCGACCTACCAGATGGTGGCCGATGCGTTGGACATAAAAACCGATGATCTTTGCATGGTGGCTTGTCACTTGTGGGACACCATCGGCGCGCAGGCGGCGGGCTGTCAGGGGGCTTTTCTGACCCGCCCCAACAACAACCTGATCGAGGCCGAAAACGTACCGCAGCCGCATTACCTCTCGGACGATCTGGTGGACTTGGCCGAGCAGATCATCGCCGCGAACGAGCGCTGA
- a CDS encoding ABC transporter permease: MRIGWILRPLLVAVLLALVLRPEWFTLLLAPLAPANGPVIYTRASLLSLSLSHLALVAMASAAATVVAVTLAILVTRPAGAAFRPLSRTITNMGQTFPPVAVLALAVPALGFGAGPTLVALFLYGLLPIFENAVTGLTNLPPATMEAARGIGLSRWQRLWRVELPLALPVTLTGIRLSVVIALGTATIGSTVAARTLGEVIIAGLLTNNTAFVVQGGLAVGLFAVLIYDAMVQLETRLARRMGG, from the coding sequence ATGAGGATCGGCTGGATCCTGCGGCCGCTTCTGGTGGCGGTATTGCTGGCTTTGGTCTTGCGACCTGAGTGGTTCACGCTGCTGTTGGCGCCTTTAGCGCCGGCAAATGGTCCGGTGATCTACACGCGCGCCTCGCTCTTGTCGCTTTCGCTCAGCCATCTGGCGCTGGTCGCGATGGCCTCGGCTGCGGCGACGGTGGTGGCGGTGACGCTGGCAATCCTTGTGACCCGGCCTGCGGGCGCGGCGTTCCGCCCGCTATCGCGCACGATCACCAATATGGGCCAGACCTTCCCCCCCGTGGCGGTGCTGGCGCTTGCCGTGCCGGCTTTGGGCTTTGGCGCGGGGCCGACGCTGGTGGCGCTGTTTCTCTATGGGCTGCTGCCGATTTTCGAGAACGCGGTGACGGGGCTCACCAACCTGCCGCCCGCCACGATGGAGGCCGCGCGCGGTATCGGGCTGAGCCGTTGGCAGCGGCTGTGGCGGGTGGAACTGCCGCTGGCCCTCCCGGTGACGCTGACGGGCATCCGACTGTCGGTGGTCATCGCACTTGGCACGGCAACCATCGGCTCGACCGTCGCGGCGCGGACCTTGGGAGAGGTGATCATCGCGGGGCTGCTGACGAATAACACCGCTTTCGTGGTGCAAGGCGGGCTGGCGGTGGGGCTGTTCGCGGTGCTGATCTATGACGCGATGGTGCAGCTTGAAACGCGGCTGGCACGGCGCATGGGGGGCTGA
- a CDS encoding ABC transporter ATP-binding protein, with amino-acid sequence MIEIDRITKTYGDTRAVDSVSMTVETGTITVIVGTSGSGKTTLLRMINRLEEPTSGEVRINGESTLSVKPHILRRRIGYAIQGHGLFPHHTVGRNIGAVPQLLGWPRDKIAARVDELLALFSMDPAQFRDRYPAELSGGQQQRVGVARALASRPDLLLMDEPFGALDPIIRTRAQEDLRHIQQRLGSTIMLVTHDMEEAIRLGDRVAVMDGGHLVQHGTPAEIIADPATDFVADMVGDVERPLRLLSLIPVAELVEEGAAEGIPLSADASLRDALSACLWSGRGAVPVARDGVPLGRVTLDAIRARAGQHP; translated from the coding sequence ATGATCGAGATCGACCGTATTACCAAGACTTATGGCGATACACGCGCTGTGGATTCCGTGTCGATGACGGTGGAGACGGGCACCATCACGGTGATCGTCGGCACCTCTGGGTCAGGGAAAACGACGCTCTTGCGGATGATCAACCGGCTGGAGGAGCCGACCTCGGGGGAGGTACGGATCAACGGGGAATCCACCCTTTCGGTCAAGCCGCATATCCTGCGGCGGCGGATTGGCTATGCCATCCAAGGGCACGGGCTGTTTCCGCATCACACCGTGGGGCGCAATATCGGCGCGGTGCCGCAACTGCTAGGCTGGCCGCGTGACAAGATCGCGGCGCGGGTGGATGAACTGCTGGCGCTATTCTCGATGGACCCTGCGCAATTCCGCGACCGCTATCCGGCGGAACTGTCGGGAGGGCAGCAACAGCGTGTCGGCGTGGCGCGGGCCTTGGCCTCGCGGCCTGATCTGCTGTTGATGGACGAACCCTTTGGCGCGTTGGACCCGATCATCCGCACCCGCGCGCAAGAAGACCTGCGGCACATCCAGCAGCGGCTTGGCTCCACCATCATGCTGGTGACCCACGACATGGAAGAGGCGATCCGGCTGGGTGATCGGGTGGCGGTGATGGACGGGGGGCATCTGGTGCAGCACGGCACCCCCGCCGAGATCATCGCCGATCCTGCGACGGATTTCGTGGCGGATATGGTTGGCGATGTGGAACGGCCCTTGCGCCTGCTCTCTCTGATCCCCGTGGCTGAGCTGGTCGAAGAAGGCGCCGCCGAGGGCATACCGCTCTCTGCCGACGCCAGCCTGCGCGACGCGCTCTCGGCCTGTCTGTGGTCCGGGCGCGGGGCGGTGCCGGTCGCGAGAGATGGCGTGCCACTGGGGCGCGTGACGCTGGATGCGATCCGCGCGCGGGCCGGGCAGCACCCATGA
- a CDS encoding ABC transporter permease has protein sequence MTGPGAGFSAPGLLFAVLGAAALLAPFMTLAANRIVAGEGVMAWRVASLPVVLPGLAAIAAGLVMGLPAGRNSLRIGGAILGLGGLLWLLTQGASGLLVEAGEYARVSPSIGFWCLLVVFMLLMADALAAMAPGPLMRGGVLAAVLAVLGAILWSGALSDLSVMQEYASRADAFGREFLRHLGLAFGSLAAAAVIGFPLGVLCHRLANLRGATLPVLSFLQTIPSLAMFGLMIPILGWVGANLPGARALGIAGIGFAPAFLALVLYSLLPVVGNTVAGLASAPPAALEAARGMGMTPLQRLLRVELPLGLPIILTGLRIVLVQNIGLAVIAGLIGGGGFGTFVFQGLNQTATDLILLGALPTVVLALTAAIVMDILVELTRKTPKDST, from the coding sequence TTGACCGGCCCCGGCGCAGGGTTTTCTGCGCCGGGGCTTTTGTTCGCTGTGCTGGGCGCGGCGGCGCTGTTGGCCCCGTTCATGACGCTGGCGGCCAACCGCATCGTCGCGGGCGAGGGGGTGATGGCATGGCGCGTGGCCAGCTTGCCGGTGGTGCTGCCCGGACTTGCTGCGATTGCCGCAGGGCTGGTCATGGGTCTGCCTGCGGGCCGCAATAGCCTGCGGATCGGGGGCGCGATTTTGGGCTTGGGCGGGCTGCTTTGGCTGCTGACCCAAGGTGCGTCTGGCCTGTTAGTTGAGGCCGGTGAATACGCGCGTGTGTCGCCCTCCATAGGGTTTTGGTGCCTGCTGGTTGTTTTTATGTTGCTCATGGCCGATGCACTGGCCGCGATGGCACCAGGGCCGCTGATGCGTGGCGGCGTTCTGGCGGCGGTGCTCGCGGTGCTGGGGGCGATCCTGTGGTCGGGGGCACTGTCGGACCTGTCGGTCATGCAAGAATACGCCAGCCGTGCGGATGCCTTCGGGCGCGAGTTTCTGCGCCATCTCGGATTGGCCTTCGGCTCGCTTGCTGCCGCAGCAGTAATTGGCTTTCCGCTTGGCGTGCTGTGCCATCGCCTCGCCAATCTGCGCGGGGCGACATTGCCGGTGCTGAGCTTTCTGCAAACCATTCCTTCGCTTGCCATGTTCGGCTTGATGATCCCGATCCTTGGCTGGGTGGGGGCCAATCTGCCCGGCGCGCGGGCGCTTGGCATTGCGGGCATCGGCTTTGCGCCCGCCTTTCTCGCGCTGGTGCTTTATTCGCTGCTGCCCGTGGTCGGCAATACGGTTGCGGGGCTCGCCTCTGCCCCGCCAGCCGCGCTTGAGGCCGCGCGCGGCATGGGGATGACGCCGCTGCAGCGTCTGTTGCGGGTAGAGTTGCCGCTGGGCCTGCCGATCATCCTGACCGGGCTGCGCATCGTTCTAGTGCAGAACATCGGTCTGGCGGTCATTGCCGGGCTGATCGGCGGCGGCGGTTTCGGGACCTTCGTCTTTCAGGGGCTGAACCAAACCGCGACCGATCTGATCCTGCTGGGCGCCTTGCCGACCGTGGTGCTGGCGCTGACGGCGGCCATCGTGATGGACATATTGGTCGAACTGACCCGCAAGACCCCAAAGGACAGCACATGA
- a CDS encoding ABC transporter substrate-binding protein has product MGTRILSTAAAAGLAAALASAASAEITVSSKIDTEGGLLGNVIALALEDAGLPVERRLQLGGTQVVREAILSDQIDIYPEYTGNAAFFFNEAESDVWKDAAKAHARAKELDGGENNVTWLDSAPANNTWAIAVTGPVAEENGLTTMSDFGAWVAEGGEVKLAASTEFVSSPAVLPAMQETYGFELTQDQTVILSGGDTAATIQAAARGTSGVNAAMVYGTDGGVGATGLVVMEDDKGVQPVYEPAPIVRAEVLEEYPQIAEVLNPIFAGLDMATLQKLNGRIQVGGEPAEAVARAYLTETGVLD; this is encoded by the coding sequence ATGGGTACCCGCATTCTCTCTACCGCTGCCGCTGCTGGTCTTGCCGCCGCGCTGGCCTCTGCCGCCTCGGCGGAAATCACCGTTTCGTCGAAGATCGACACTGAAGGCGGCCTGTTGGGCAATGTCATCGCACTGGCGCTCGAAGACGCAGGCCTGCCGGTTGAGCGGCGACTGCAACTGGGCGGCACGCAGGTCGTGCGCGAAGCGATCTTGTCGGATCAGATCGATATTTACCCCGAATACACCGGCAATGCGGCCTTTTTCTTTAACGAAGCGGAAAGCGATGTCTGGAAAGACGCGGCCAAAGCCCATGCCCGCGCCAAGGAATTGGACGGCGGTGAGAATAACGTCACATGGCTCGATTCCGCACCGGCCAACAACACTTGGGCCATCGCCGTGACCGGCCCGGTTGCCGAGGAAAACGGCCTCACCACCATGTCCGATTTCGGCGCATGGGTGGCCGAGGGCGGTGAGGTGAAGCTTGCCGCTTCGACCGAATTCGTGTCCTCTCCTGCCGTTTTGCCCGCGATGCAAGAGACCTATGGTTTTGAGCTGACCCAAGACCAGACCGTGATCCTGTCGGGCGGCGACACGGCGGCGACCATTCAGGCGGCGGCGCGTGGCACATCGGGGGTGAACGCGGCGATGGTCTATGGCACTGATGGCGGCGTGGGGGCCACGGGGTTGGTGGTGATGGAAGACGACAAGGGCGTGCAGCCGGTTTATGAGCCCGCGCCCATCGTCCGCGCCGAAGTGCTGGAGGAATATCCCCAGATCGCCGAGGTGCTGAACCCGATCTTCGCCGGGCTCGACATGGCAACGCTGCAAAAGCTTAACGGTCGCATTCAGGTCGGCGGGGAGCCAGCCGAGGCCGTGGCCCGCGCTTATCTGACCGAGACCGGGGTGCTGGACTGA
- a CDS encoding efflux RND transporter permease subunit, translated as MDIARLSINRPIYTWIIMLICLLGGIWGFATLGRLEDPAFTIKTAVVVTQYPGASAEEVALEVTEPLESQIQKMSEIKDIESMNQPGLSWITVNMQDTFDGSELPEIWTKLRNRVNEAAMPSGASQPYVNDGFGDVYGIYYAVTADGYSDAEVNELSSYLRRELLLVEGVSDVALSGVPNEVIYVEPQLALSTTLGIPPTAIVGAVSSANEIVDGGVIQGDEGRTLIQRPEGSDSVSEIAALSVGVGGQVINLADVTNIYRTREADPELVIRHNRQDAFTVGVAGIATDNIVDIGKRVDDKLAQLRETLPLGISIESIYRQHTVVEEASNAFLVNLAMSVAIVVAVLAVFMGWRAAVVVGSTLLLTVVGTLFFMALGAIEMERISLGALIIAMGMLVDNAIVVAEGMQISMQQGKSSREAATEAASKTQIPLLGATVIGIMAFAGIGLSPDATGEFLFSLFAVIGISLLLSWVLAITATPLLGHYFFKRGAEGGAGGYDGAIFKGYAAVLRASLKLRWLVVAGLIAGTVVCYALFGQIKQQFFPDSNTPLYFVHYKLPQGSSIHQTSNDLAVLEDWLAERENVENVTSYSGQGAARFMLTYQAEDPNPSYGHLIVRVSDLEVIQDEMNALEEFAVDALPQGEFRAKRLAFGPGGGAPIEVRFSGRNPDVLRDLADEAMSRMQAASDNIITPRQDWRERELVLRPIYAEERAQDAGISRTEITETLQFATEGTSGGTFRERDRQIPIIIRAPRDADLALTDHVLYEQNTNALIPMEQVIDGFRFEPQDTLLYRRDRADVITVGADIPRGVTAAQVQAEVQETIEAMEIPEGYAMEWGGELESAGEAQAALGKQLPFSIIIMVLISVLLFNALKQPIIIWLLVPMAVNGVSLALLGTGLPFTFTALLGLLSLSGMLIKNGIVLVEEIDLTRAADPTMDLKEAIVLASTSRLRPVFLAAATTILGMLPLLSDAFFQSMAATIMGGLAFASVLTLIAAPVLYFIFFKRSAACEAEAAKAV; from the coding sequence ATGGATATCGCACGCCTGTCCATCAACCGCCCGATCTATACGTGGATCATCATGCTGATCTGTCTTTTGGGCGGCATCTGGGGTTTCGCGACCCTTGGCCGTCTCGAAGACCCGGCATTCACCATCAAAACCGCTGTGGTCGTGACGCAATACCCCGGCGCCTCTGCCGAAGAGGTGGCGCTTGAGGTCACCGAGCCGCTGGAATCACAGATCCAAAAGATGTCCGAGATTAAGGACATCGAATCCATGAACCAGCCCGGTCTGTCATGGATCACGGTCAATATGCAGGACACGTTCGACGGGTCCGAACTGCCGGAAATCTGGACCAAGTTGCGCAACCGCGTGAATGAGGCCGCCATGCCAAGTGGGGCGTCTCAGCCCTATGTGAACGACGGTTTCGGTGACGTTTACGGGATCTACTATGCCGTGACAGCCGATGGTTACTCTGACGCAGAGGTGAATGAGCTGTCCAGTTACCTGCGGCGTGAACTGCTGCTGGTGGAGGGCGTGTCAGATGTGGCGCTGTCGGGCGTGCCGAATGAGGTGATCTATGTTGAGCCGCAGCTTGCGCTCAGCACCACGCTCGGCATCCCACCCACGGCGATTGTCGGTGCGGTTTCCAGCGCCAATGAAATCGTCGACGGCGGTGTCATTCAGGGTGACGAGGGACGCACGCTGATCCAGCGGCCCGAAGGGTCTGACAGCGTGTCTGAGATCGCCGCGCTGTCTGTAGGGGTTGGTGGTCAGGTGATCAACCTTGCCGATGTGACCAATATCTACCGCACCCGCGAAGCCGACCCTGAGCTTGTGATCCGACACAACCGGCAAGACGCCTTTACCGTCGGCGTTGCCGGCATCGCGACCGATAATATCGTCGACATCGGCAAACGGGTAGACGACAAGCTTGCGCAACTGCGCGAAACGCTGCCGTTGGGCATCTCGATTGAATCCATCTACCGCCAGCATACGGTGGTCGAAGAAGCGTCGAACGCCTTTCTGGTGAACCTTGCCATGTCCGTTGCCATCGTGGTTGCGGTGCTGGCCGTCTTCATGGGCTGGCGTGCGGCGGTTGTTGTGGGCTCTACCTTGTTGCTGACGGTGGTGGGCACGCTCTTTTTCATGGCGCTTGGCGCGATTGAGATGGAGCGTATCTCGCTCGGGGCATTGATCATCGCCATGGGGATGCTCGTCGACAACGCCATCGTTGTGGCCGAAGGGATGCAGATCTCCATGCAGCAGGGCAAAAGCTCTCGCGAAGCGGCGACCGAGGCGGCAAGCAAAACGCAGATCCCGCTTCTGGGGGCCACGGTCATCGGGATCATGGCTTTTGCCGGGATCGGGCTAAGCCCTGATGCGACGGGTGAATTTCTATTTTCGCTCTTTGCCGTGATCGGGATTTCGCTGTTGCTGTCTTGGGTGCTGGCCATCACCGCGACCCCGCTCTTGGGGCACTACTTCTTTAAACGCGGGGCCGAAGGTGGTGCTGGCGGCTATGACGGGGCGATCTTCAAAGGTTATGCTGCCGTGCTGCGCGCGTCGCTCAAACTGCGTTGGCTGGTGGTTGCTGGACTGATTGCGGGCACGGTCGTTTGCTATGCTCTTTTTGGGCAGATCAAGCAGCAGTTCTTCCCTGACAGCAACACGCCGCTTTACTTTGTGCACTACAAATTGCCGCAAGGCTCTTCGATCCACCAGACGTCTAATGATCTGGCCGTGCTTGAAGATTGGCTGGCGGAGCGTGAGAATGTTGAGAACGTGACATCCTACTCAGGGCAGGGGGCGGCGCGTTTCATGCTGACCTATCAGGCCGAAGACCCCAACCCCAGCTATGGCCATCTCATCGTTCGTGTCTCTGATCTTGAGGTGATCCAAGACGAGATGAACGCGCTCGAAGAATTCGCGGTCGATGCCCTTCCCCAAGGGGAGTTCCGGGCCAAACGTCTGGCCTTTGGGCCAGGGGGCGGCGCACCGATCGAAGTGCGTTTCTCGGGCCGGAATCCTGATGTGCTGCGTGATCTGGCCGATGAGGCCATGTCGCGGATGCAGGCGGCGTCGGACAATATCATCACCCCGCGTCAGGATTGGCGCGAGCGTGAATTGGTGCTGCGACCAATCTATGCCGAAGAGCGCGCGCAGGATGCGGGTATTTCAAGGACTGAGATCACGGAGACGTTGCAGTTTGCCACCGAAGGCACCAGCGGTGGGACCTTCCGCGAGCGGGATCGTCAGATTCCCATCATCATCCGCGCCCCACGGGACGCTGATCTGGCGCTGACGGACCATGTTCTTTATGAGCAAAACACCAATGCGCTGATCCCGATGGAGCAGGTGATCGACGGTTTCAGGTTCGAACCGCAAGACACACTGCTTTACCGCCGCGACCGGGCTGATGTCATCACCGTGGGGGCCGATATTCCACGGGGTGTGACAGCGGCACAGGTCCAAGCCGAGGTGCAAGAAACCATTGAAGCGATGGAGATCCCCGAAGGCTATGCGATGGAGTGGGGCGGTGAATTGGAAAGCGCGGGCGAAGCGCAGGCCGCTTTGGGCAAGCAGTTGCCCTTCAGCATTATCATCATGGTGCTGATCTCGGTCCTGCTGTTCAACGCGCTGAAACAGCCGATCATCATTTGGCTCTTGGTACCGATGGCGGTGAACGGGGTCAGCCTTGCGCTGCTCGGGACGGGGTTGCCGTTTACCTTCACCGCGCTTCTGGGGCTGCTGTCGCTGTCGGGGATGTTGATCAAGAACGGCATCGTGTTGGTAGAAGAGATTGACCTTACCCGTGCTGCTGATCCGACCATGGATTTGAAAGAGGCCATCGTGCTTGCGTCGACTTCGCGTTTGCGCCCGGTGTTCTTGGCTGCGGCCACAACCATTCTGGGGATGCTGCCGCTTTTGTCGGATGCGTTTTTCCAGTCAATGGCGGCAACGATCATGGGTGGATTGGCATTTGCTTCGGTCCTGACGCTGATCGCAGCACCGGTGCTGTACTTTATTTTCTTCAAGCGCAGTGCCGCGTGCGAAGCCGAGGCAGCGAAGGCTGTCTAA
- a CDS encoding efflux RND transporter periplasmic adaptor subunit, translating into MANWLNETTRGAGAGRLLGFALTLAAGVAGPMAAAAEMPVVKLETVMVSNAEMERVFFGKVVARETVDLAFQVGGQIEQFPVEEGTTVSKDSVVARMDLEPFELALEQAQANDAQARRTMERYQKLAGSSVAEVNLQDAETAVTVNDIAVRNAERDLENATLHAPFDAIVASRLVPNYSTVSSGTPVVRLHDMSELRVEIDVPETLFLRAGRDPNVRFVAKFPANSESYPMAIREYNAETADIGQTYSITLGAELPEDFVPLPGASVEVRATLNIGGQSIIVPDSAIVVGNDRGTYVMVFDPTGAREGTVTRTEVDITPTVRGDVTVNSGLSDGQEIVVSGASQLADGAAVRRFVGFGD; encoded by the coding sequence ATGGCCAACTGGCTTAATGAGACGACGCGCGGCGCAGGCGCGGGGCGGCTGTTGGGGTTTGCGCTGACCCTAGCCGCGGGAGTGGCTGGCCCAATGGCCGCCGCAGCCGAAATGCCGGTGGTAAAACTGGAAACGGTCATGGTCAGCAACGCCGAGATGGAGCGCGTGTTTTTTGGCAAGGTGGTTGCACGTGAAACTGTGGACCTTGCCTTTCAGGTCGGTGGACAGATCGAACAGTTTCCCGTCGAAGAGGGGACCACGGTCAGCAAAGACTCGGTCGTGGCGCGGATGGACCTAGAGCCGTTTGAACTGGCGTTAGAGCAGGCGCAGGCCAATGACGCGCAGGCCCGCCGCACGATGGAACGCTATCAGAAATTGGCGGGGTCGTCGGTTGCGGAGGTTAACCTTCAAGACGCCGAAACTGCCGTGACGGTGAACGACATCGCCGTGCGCAATGCAGAGCGCGACCTTGAAAACGCCACTTTGCACGCGCCGTTCGATGCGATTGTGGCGTCGCGCTTGGTGCCCAACTACTCCACCGTCAGCTCTGGTACGCCAGTGGTGCGCCTGCATGACATGTCAGAACTGCGGGTCGAGATCGACGTGCCTGAAACCTTGTTCCTGCGCGCGGGGCGTGATCCGAACGTGCGGTTCGTGGCAAAATTTCCGGCCAATTCGGAAAGCTACCCGATGGCGATCCGCGAGTATAACGCCGAAACCGCGGATATCGGGCAGACCTATAGCATCACCCTCGGGGCTGAGTTGCCCGAAGATTTCGTGCCGCTGCCCGGTGCCTCGGTCGAAGTGCGCGCCACGCTGAACATCGGCGGGCAAAGCATCATTGTCCCGGATTCCGCTATCGTCGTGGGCAATGATCGCGGCACCTATGTCATGGTGTTCGATCCCACCGGCGCACGGGAGGGGACGGTCACCCGCACCGAGGTAGATATTACCCCGACTGTTCGGGGCGATGTCACGGTCAATTCGGGCCTTTCTGACGGGCAAGAGATCGTAGTGAGCGGCGCAAGCCAGCTTGCAGACGGCGCCGCAGTGCGCCGCTTCGTCGGCTTCGGAGACTGA
- a CDS encoding TetR/AcrR family transcriptional regulator, whose product MTELEKTVLDAALHVFSRYGVKRTSMGDLCEEAGVSRQTLYNRFRNKDDILRGLIGRYTELALEEIAEELPQAPDLAAQIDLIFDRMVVRGFDTMQAMPNAQDFIDGANAVSQEALQCSAGRFRAVIVEVLTPHEGAINRAGMTVEALADCLQRAAKAAGMHAQDRAHFLAQLRTLKQLCLTAALGPVPDATHKED is encoded by the coding sequence ATGACCGAACTTGAAAAGACCGTGCTCGACGCTGCGCTGCATGTCTTTTCGCGCTATGGCGTCAAGCGCACCAGCATGGGGGATCTCTGCGAAGAGGCGGGCGTCTCGCGTCAGACCCTCTACAACCGTTTTCGCAACAAGGACGACATCCTGCGCGGGCTCATCGGGCGCTATACCGAGCTTGCGCTCGAAGAAATCGCCGAAGAGTTGCCTCAGGCCCCCGATCTGGCCGCTCAGATTGATCTGATCTTTGACCGGATGGTGGTGCGGGGTTTTGACACGATGCAGGCGATGCCCAATGCCCAAGATTTTATTGATGGGGCCAATGCGGTCAGCCAAGAGGCGCTGCAATGCTCTGCTGGTCGGTTCCGCGCTGTCATTGTCGAGGTGCTCACGCCCCATGAAGGCGCAATCAACCGCGCAGGTATGACCGTCGAGGCCCTTGCCGATTGCCTTCAACGCGCCGCCAAGGCCGCAGGTATGCATGCGCAGGACCGTGCACATTTTCTCGCGCAGTTGCGCACCCTCAAACAACTATGTCTGACCGCCGCCCTCGGGCCTGTGCCGGATGCTACACATAAGGAAGACTGA
- a CDS encoding AEC family transporter translates to MFTIFLAIAPVFALILMGYGLRRGGIPSTKFWNLNDRLVYWVLMPALFFAKISAADLSGGLGDYALLLYAGFFAAILCGWLFGRAYAAPQGSSLMQGSARFNTFIGLAIAEAVFGTAGLQIAVLGSALLVPVVNVTVVTLMTRQLGGGGKSILKGLVKNPLILGILAGVLFNFAGLHEVPVLHESARILGDAALPIMLLCVGANLRLRGLSGSVSVIGLSIVGKHLVNPLAVLLAALVLNPAPLTLQIALIFAALPTGVASYTLAREMRGDAPLMAAIITTQTLLSFFTLPLTLYLGSLISAL, encoded by the coding sequence ATGTTCACTATCTTTCTGGCCATCGCGCCGGTCTTTGCGCTGATCCTCATGGGCTATGGCCTGCGGCGGGGCGGCATCCCCTCAACCAAATTCTGGAACCTGAATGACCGGCTGGTCTATTGGGTGCTGATGCCCGCGCTGTTTTTTGCCAAGATCTCGGCGGCGGACCTCAGCGGGGGCCTAGGCGACTATGCCCTGCTGCTCTATGCCGGGTTCTTTGCGGCGATCCTTTGTGGGTGGCTGTTCGGGCGGGCCTATGCCGCGCCGCAGGGCAGTTCGCTGATGCAGGGCAGCGCGCGGTTCAACACCTTCATTGGCCTTGCGATTGCCGAGGCCGTCTTTGGCACGGCGGGGCTACAGATCGCCGTGCTCGGTTCGGCACTGCTGGTGCCGGTGGTGAATGTGACGGTGGTGACACTGATGACCCGTCAGTTGGGCGGGGGCGGGAAATCTATCCTCAAAGGCTTGGTTAAGAACCCGCTGATCCTTGGCATTCTTGCGGGGGTGCTTTTCAACTTCGCGGGCCTGCACGAAGTGCCCGTCTTGCACGAAAGCGCGCGTATTCTGGGCGATGCGGCTCTGCCGATCATGCTGCTTTGTGTGGGGGCCAATCTGCGGCTTCGCGGGCTGTCGGGGTCTGTCTCGGTCATCGGGCTGTCGATTGTGGGCAAACATCTGGTGAACCCGCTGGCCGTGCTGCTGGCGGCGCTGGTGTTAAACCCCGCGCCGCTCACCTTGCAAATCGCGCTGATCTTTGCGGCTCTGCCAACCGGAGTGGCCAGCTATACGCTGGCGCGTGAAATGCGGGGCGATGCGCCGTTGATGGCGGCGATCATCACCACGCAGACGTTGCTGAGCTTTTTCACGCTGCCGCTCACGCTCTATCTAGGGAGCCTCATTTCTGCACTTTGA